The following proteins are co-located in the Microbacterium sp. SORGH_AS_0888 genome:
- a CDS encoding acyl-CoA dehydrogenase family protein: MTAALATRFRSVFDEVGRDAVARERERRLPYAEVELLRASGFTRVTLPREFGGEDAAPSELFELLAELARRDPNLAQLLRSHFSFADRVLHAPPGARRDRLLALLAGGAIHGNATFERGPASVGALTTAVTRDAAGLRLDGRKFYSTGTLFADLVSVLAEYEGEQIGVLVRTDAPGVERFDDWSGFGQRMTGSGTTVFTGVRVEEDDLLPRDAGRLSHGGSFVQLVLLAAAAGIARGVLDDAVAYVGARTRTFSHASGPTPGEDPIVQEVVGDVAALSFSADAALAAASRALDASSAAIRAGDDERARTAIAAAGRAVTSAQLVVLPAALQAATSLFEVGGASALDADRALDRHWRNARTLASHNPARYKARDLGAHLLTGAPVATWWSVGEA, encoded by the coding sequence GTGACGGCGGCGCTCGCGACCCGCTTCCGCTCCGTCTTCGACGAGGTCGGGCGCGACGCCGTGGCGCGGGAGCGCGAACGGCGACTTCCGTATGCCGAGGTCGAGCTGCTGCGCGCATCCGGGTTCACGCGCGTGACCCTGCCGCGCGAGTTCGGCGGCGAGGACGCCGCCCCGTCGGAGCTGTTCGAGCTGCTCGCCGAGCTCGCCCGGCGCGATCCGAACCTCGCACAGCTGCTGCGCTCCCACTTCTCGTTCGCCGACCGCGTGCTGCACGCGCCTCCCGGCGCCCGTCGCGACCGGCTGCTGGCGCTGCTGGCGGGAGGCGCGATCCACGGCAACGCGACGTTCGAGCGGGGTCCGGCATCCGTCGGCGCGCTCACGACCGCCGTCACCCGCGATGCGGCGGGCCTGCGGCTGGACGGCCGCAAGTTCTACAGCACCGGCACGCTGTTCGCCGATCTCGTCTCGGTGCTCGCCGAGTACGAGGGCGAGCAGATCGGCGTGCTGGTGCGCACGGACGCCCCGGGCGTCGAACGGTTCGACGACTGGTCGGGCTTCGGGCAGCGCATGACCGGCAGCGGCACGACGGTGTTCACCGGTGTCCGCGTCGAGGAGGACGACCTGCTCCCCCGCGATGCCGGCAGGCTCAGCCACGGCGGCTCGTTCGTGCAGCTCGTGCTCCTGGCCGCGGCCGCGGGGATCGCACGCGGCGTGCTCGACGACGCGGTCGCCTACGTCGGCGCGCGCACGCGGACGTTCAGCCACGCCTCGGGCCCGACCCCGGGCGAGGACCCGATCGTGCAGGAGGTCGTCGGCGACGTCGCGGCGCTGTCGTTCTCCGCGGACGCCGCGCTCGCCGCCGCGAGCCGGGCGCTCGACGCCTCGAGCGCGGCCATCCGCGCGGGCGACGACGAGCGGGCCCGCACCGCGATCGCGGCGGCGGGCCGTGCCGTCACCTCGGCGCAGCTCGTGGTGCTGCCCGCCGCGCTGCAGGCGGCGACATCCCTGTTCGAGGTGGGAGGGGCGAGCGCGTTGGATGCGGACCGTGCCCTCGACCGCCATTGGCGCAATGCGCGCACGCTGGCCTCCCACAACCCCGCCCGCTACAAGGCCAGAGACCTCGGCGCCCACCTGCTGACCGGCGCGCCGGTCGCGACCTGGTGGAGCGTCGGGGAAGCATGA
- a CDS encoding methionine ABC transporter ATP-binding protein, whose translation MSTAVRFEHVSKTFTTSTGKTLDALRDVSLTVDAGDIHAIVGYSGAGKSTLLRTVNALERPTSGRVVVGDQVVSELSGPALGRARQRIGMVFQQFNLLRSRTVYKNIAYPLRLAGVPAAEILDRVEELLDFVGLTDKALAYPSQLSGGQKQRVGIARALANRPDVLISDEATSALDPQTTREVLDLLRRVNRERGVTILVVTHEMDVVRAIADKVAVMQSGAVVERGTVYDVFAHPQHPTTRRFVGSVLHHLPGADTIERIRAVHTGRLVQLHVENRASNDPFLSRVARRHDIDLNIVYGGVDELQSRLFGSLTVELLGTEENVDRAIAELRESAELTDLEGAR comes from the coding sequence ATGAGCACCGCCGTCCGCTTCGAGCACGTCTCGAAGACCTTCACGACATCCACGGGAAAGACGCTGGACGCGCTGCGCGACGTCTCCCTCACGGTCGATGCCGGCGACATCCACGCCATCGTCGGATACTCCGGCGCGGGCAAGTCCACGCTGCTGCGGACCGTGAACGCCCTCGAGCGACCGACGAGCGGACGGGTGGTCGTGGGCGACCAGGTCGTGTCCGAGCTCTCGGGGCCCGCGCTCGGCCGGGCGCGACAGCGCATCGGCATGGTGTTCCAGCAGTTCAACCTGCTGCGCTCGCGCACCGTGTACAAGAACATCGCGTATCCGCTGCGGCTCGCGGGCGTCCCGGCGGCGGAGATCCTGGACCGCGTCGAGGAGCTGCTCGACTTCGTGGGCCTCACCGACAAGGCGCTGGCCTACCCCTCGCAGCTCTCCGGCGGCCAGAAGCAGCGGGTCGGCATCGCGCGGGCGCTGGCCAACCGTCCCGACGTGCTGATCAGCGACGAGGCCACGAGCGCCCTCGATCCGCAGACCACCCGCGAGGTCCTCGACCTGCTGCGGCGGGTCAACCGCGAACGCGGCGTCACGATCCTCGTCGTGACCCACGAGATGGATGTCGTCCGCGCGATCGCCGACAAGGTCGCGGTCATGCAGAGCGGCGCCGTGGTCGAGCGGGGCACCGTGTACGACGTGTTCGCGCACCCGCAGCATCCGACGACCCGCCGCTTCGTCGGCTCGGTCCTGCACCACCTGCCGGGAGCCGACACGATCGAGCGCATCCGGGCCGTGCACACGGGCCGTCTCGTGCAGCTGCACGTCGAGAACCGCGCCTCGAACGACCCGTTCCTGTCCCGGGTCGCGCGTCGGCACGACATCGACCTCAACATCGTCTACGGCGGGGTCGACGAGCTGCAGTCGCGCCTGTTCGGCAGCCTCACCGTCGAGCTGCTGGGCACGGAGGAGAACGTCGATCGCGCGATCGCCGAGCTGCGCGAGAGCGCGGAGCTCACCGACCTCGAGGGAGCCCGCTGA
- a CDS encoding NtaA/DmoA family FMN-dependent monooxygenase (This protein belongs to a clade of FMN-dependent monooxygenases, within a broader family of flavin-dependent oxidoreductases, the luciferase-like monooxygenase (LMM) family, some of whose members use coenzyme F420 rather than FMN.), translating into MTEKKRLILNLFEMNTVSHITHGLWTLPGNNRHRYGEPSYWSELGAIVDDAGFDGVFLADVIGAYDTFRDGPETAVREGLQIPSNDPLLVVPLLAQAAPTIGIGVTFSTSYEPPFAFARRMSTLDQLTGGRVGWNIVTSYLPNAARNFGLTEEIPHDTRYEIADEFLDVVYKLWEGSWDDDAVVVDRDGGVYADPAKVRYIDHVGERFAVKGPHLCAPTPQRTPVLFQATGSPAGTAFAGRHAEVVFTGGRTAEDFRRNADAMRAAATANGRDAGDIRFLVQAGVVVGRTEREAAEKWELYRSRTSLDGILAHASVPLDLPAFPGEWTVRQAAVAAGLDPERIGLPPERTVAETLRAFRSAREDRYFVVGTPDVVADEIERWLDEDGVDGINLRQYHSFDTVRDFGELVMPELRRRGRIRPSEGTTLRERLFGAGPTLPETHPARRYRGGANLDVPVAPLRFANA; encoded by the coding sequence ATGACCGAGAAGAAGCGGCTGATCCTCAACCTGTTCGAGATGAACACGGTGAGCCACATCACGCACGGGCTGTGGACGCTGCCGGGCAACAACCGCCACCGCTACGGCGAGCCGTCGTACTGGAGCGAGCTCGGCGCGATCGTCGACGACGCCGGCTTCGACGGCGTCTTCCTCGCCGACGTGATCGGCGCCTACGACACGTTCCGCGACGGACCCGAGACGGCGGTGCGCGAGGGACTGCAGATCCCGTCGAACGATCCGCTGCTGGTGGTGCCGCTGCTGGCCCAGGCGGCCCCGACGATCGGGATCGGGGTGACGTTCTCGACCAGCTACGAGCCGCCCTTCGCGTTCGCCCGGCGCATGTCGACGCTCGACCAGCTCACGGGCGGCCGGGTGGGCTGGAACATCGTGACCTCGTACCTGCCCAACGCGGCGCGCAACTTCGGGCTCACCGAGGAGATCCCGCACGACACCCGATACGAGATCGCCGACGAGTTCCTGGACGTCGTCTACAAGCTGTGGGAGGGCTCGTGGGACGACGACGCCGTGGTCGTCGATCGCGACGGCGGCGTCTACGCCGACCCCGCGAAGGTGCGCTACATCGACCACGTGGGCGAGCGCTTCGCGGTCAAGGGGCCGCACCTGTGCGCCCCCACGCCGCAACGCACGCCCGTGCTGTTCCAGGCCACCGGCTCCCCCGCGGGCACGGCCTTCGCCGGACGTCACGCCGAGGTGGTGTTCACGGGCGGCCGCACGGCCGAGGACTTCCGCCGCAACGCGGACGCGATGCGCGCGGCGGCGACGGCGAACGGCAGGGATGCCGGCGACATCCGGTTCCTCGTGCAGGCGGGCGTCGTCGTCGGCCGCACCGAGCGCGAGGCGGCGGAGAAGTGGGAGCTGTACCGCAGCCGCACCTCGCTCGACGGCATCCTCGCCCACGCGTCGGTGCCGCTCGACCTGCCCGCCTTCCCGGGCGAGTGGACCGTGCGGCAGGCGGCGGTCGCCGCCGGCCTCGACCCGGAGCGGATCGGCCTGCCGCCGGAGCGGACGGTCGCCGAGACGCTGCGCGCGTTCCGCTCGGCGCGCGAGGACCGCTACTTCGTCGTGGGGACGCCGGACGTCGTCGCGGACGAGATCGAGCGGTGGCTCGACGAGGACGGCGTCGACGGCATCAACCTGCGGCAGTACCACTCGTTCGACACCGTGCGCGACTTCGGCGAGCTGGTCATGCCGGAGCTGCGGCGACGCGGCCGCATCCGCCCGTCCGAGGGGACGACGCTGCGCGAGCGCCTGTTCGGCGCCGGTCCGACGCTGCCGGAGACGCACCCCGCACGGCGGTACCGCGGCGGCGCGAACCTCGACGTCCCGGTGGCGCCGCTGCGGTTCGCGAACGCCTGA
- a CDS encoding ABC transporter permease subunit, with protein sequence MAAAAIARVVESNLVAVDPGAVEAGKAMGAGPARILFTIVVPESLGPLALGLTYIVVALVDTTAVAGAIGGGGLGDLAIKYGYQRFDWFVILVIVVVLIVLVQLAQWLGNWVAKKVMH encoded by the coding sequence GTGGCGGCCGCGGCCATCGCCCGCGTCGTCGAGTCGAACCTGGTCGCCGTCGACCCCGGCGCGGTCGAGGCCGGGAAGGCGATGGGCGCCGGACCCGCGCGCATCCTCTTCACGATCGTCGTGCCCGAGTCGCTCGGCCCGCTCGCGCTCGGCCTCACCTACATCGTGGTCGCGCTCGTGGACACGACGGCGGTCGCGGGCGCGATCGGCGGCGGCGGTCTCGGCGACCTCGCGATCAAGTACGGCTACCAGCGCTTCGACTGGTTCGTGATCCTGGTGATCGTCGTCGTCCTCATCGTGCTCGTGCAGCTCGCGCAGTGGCTGGGCAACTGGGTCGCGAAGAAGGTGATGCACTGA
- a CDS encoding acyl-CoA dehydrogenase family protein — MDAARARWRGFLERWYDGAADRERDHTLLFDAMDELRLLRFGAIRLPRDRGGEDRSLAELFTRLVELAETDSNLAHVWRGHIAFVEGLRLDGWGTAEASRWAPRIAAGQVVGNAFSERQETAELRTSLRHEGGALVLDGTKHYTTGSLYADWIHVAALDGDERVSLAVPAHAPGVRIVDDWDGIGQPLTGSGTTVFEQVVVDPREIERRDRGADAARRRAIGAIYQLSLLAVVAGIGRRAVRDTAAFVVPRRRTFGFAGETPPREDPLVQHVVGEVSAAASVARRVVIGLAADLEAATDAAAFGDATPLAEVELEVYRAQHVVGELVLAATSRLFEVGGASAVTRAAGLDRHWRNVRTIASHNPVAQRLRAVGAYELTGEHPQWAAPGAPAEARS, encoded by the coding sequence ATGGATGCCGCACGCGCACGCTGGCGCGGGTTCCTCGAGCGCTGGTACGACGGCGCCGCCGACCGCGAACGCGACCACACCCTGCTGTTCGACGCGATGGACGAGCTGCGCCTGCTGCGGTTCGGTGCCATCCGGCTGCCGCGCGATCGGGGCGGCGAGGACCGCTCGCTGGCGGAGCTGTTCACCCGGCTCGTGGAGCTCGCCGAGACCGACTCGAACCTCGCGCACGTCTGGCGCGGGCACATCGCGTTCGTCGAGGGGCTGCGGCTGGACGGCTGGGGCACGGCGGAGGCGTCGCGATGGGCGCCGCGGATCGCGGCGGGCCAGGTGGTCGGCAACGCCTTCTCGGAGCGTCAGGAGACGGCCGAGCTGCGCACGTCGCTCCGCCACGAGGGCGGTGCCCTCGTGCTCGACGGGACGAAGCACTACACGACCGGCTCGCTCTACGCCGACTGGATCCACGTGGCGGCCCTCGACGGCGACGAGCGCGTCTCGCTCGCCGTGCCGGCGCACGCACCCGGGGTGCGCATCGTCGACGACTGGGACGGGATCGGCCAGCCGCTGACGGGCTCGGGCACCACGGTGTTCGAGCAGGTCGTCGTCGACCCCCGCGAGATCGAGCGCCGCGACCGCGGCGCCGACGCCGCCCGGCGGCGTGCGATCGGCGCGATCTACCAGCTGAGCCTGCTCGCTGTGGTCGCCGGCATCGGCCGGCGCGCGGTGCGCGACACGGCGGCGTTCGTCGTGCCCCGCCGGCGCACGTTCGGCTTCGCGGGCGAGACGCCGCCGCGGGAGGACCCGCTCGTGCAGCACGTGGTCGGCGAGGTGTCGGCGGCCGCATCCGTCGCGAGGCGCGTCGTGATCGGCCTCGCCGCGGACCTCGAGGCGGCAACGGATGCGGCGGCCTTCGGCGACGCGACACCGCTCGCGGAGGTCGAGCTCGAGGTGTACCGCGCCCAGCACGTCGTCGGCGAGCTCGTGCTGGCCGCGACGAGCCGCCTGTTCGAGGTGGGCGGGGCGAGCGCCGTGACACGCGCGGCCGGGCTGGACCGGCACTGGCGCAACGTGCGCACGATCGCGTCGCACAACCCCGTCGCCCAGCGGCTGCGCGCGGTCGGCGCGTACGAGCTCACCGGGGAGCACCCGCAGTGGGCGGCTCCGGGCGCCCCGGCCGAGGCCCGCTCGTGA
- a CDS encoding MetQ/NlpA family ABC transporter substrate-binding protein translates to MSNGSTSTTGCSRTRSSWRATSTGTPSSTCSTCRTFNAKNNATLTPVFSTIITQWGIFSSTLKNIADIPDGGAIAIPDDPSNGGRALNILASAGLIGLSPSAGDFPTVDDVTSNPKNLRFTPIAAKTIPQQFTDPSLSAVVVGTSYFDPSQGITTKDALYLDDSLDAKNLPYINVVASRADNADDPAWAILKEAYADPRAAAALEKEDKGSTVLVDVPVETLRSKLAELEKSAAANK, encoded by the coding sequence ATGTCGAATGGGTCAACGTCGACGACTGGGTGCTCCCGAACACGGAGCTCGTGGCGGGCAACGTCGACGGGAACGCCTTCCAGCACGTGCTCTACCTGTCGAACCTTCAATGCGAAGAACAACGCGACCCTCACGCCGGTCTTCTCGACGATCATCACGCAGTGGGGCATCTTCTCCTCGACGCTGAAGAACATCGCCGACATCCCGGACGGCGGCGCGATCGCGATCCCGGACGACCCCTCGAACGGGGGCCGCGCGCTCAACATCCTGGCTTCCGCCGGGCTCATCGGCCTCTCGCCGTCGGCGGGCGACTTCCCCACGGTGGACGACGTCACCAGCAACCCGAAGAACCTCCGGTTCACCCCGATCGCGGCGAAGACCATCCCGCAGCAGTTCACCGACCCGAGCCTGTCGGCCGTCGTCGTGGGCACCTCCTACTTCGACCCCTCGCAGGGCATCACGACCAAGGACGCGCTCTACCTCGACGACTCGCTCGACGCGAAGAACCTGCCCTATATCAACGTCGTCGCCAGCCGCGCGGACAACGCCGACGACCCGGCCTGGGCGATCCTCAAGGAGGCCTACGCCGACCCGCGCGCGGCCGCGGCGCTCGAGAAGGAGGACAAGGGCTCGACCGTGCTCGTCGACGTCCCGGTCGAGACGCTGCGCAGCAAGCTCGCGGAGCTCGAGAAGTCCGCGGCGGCCAACAAGTAG